Below is a genomic region from Scomber scombrus chromosome 3, fScoSco1.1, whole genome shotgun sequence.
ttggaaacttgggcaacAATGGAAACAAGACAGAGTTAGAGAGGTCATTTGGCTACTATGGTCCTCTTCGCAGTGTCTGGGTGGCTAGGAACCCCCCAGGTTTCGCTTTTGTAGAATTTGAAGATCCCAGAGATGCAACTGATGCTGTGCGGGAACTTGATGGAAGGTAGGCTTCAGATACTGAAGATAAAACATGTCCAGGACTCATCTTGCTACAGCTGCAGTAgctaataattacattttttttaataggacATTGTGTGGTTGCCGGGTACGGGTAGAGCTATCCAATGGAGAGAAGCGCAGCCGTACCCGTGGCGCTCCCCCTTCATGGAGCAGGCGTCCTCGAGACCGAGACGACTACAGGAGTCGGCGCAGTCCACCAGCCAGGCGAAGGTGACCTACATGCTGTTGTTTGACAGTGGCCTGTCgaaaccaacattttatttatttatcttgtacTCAAATCCTGTTCTAGGACTTGCTGATTCCACTCTCTTACCCACAGTATATTTCCtggtaattgtttttttttttttaccagtctAGGCTTAGTGTTTGAGATCTTTTGTGTTGAGTATGCATTTGTGACTGCTGCTATGTGTAAGGCTTGCAGTATCATCTTCATTGacattatttgtcattttatgcAGGGAGCCAAACAGATATTTATAATCAAAAAATGAAATCGCATGGGACCAGGACGTTATACTAGGTTATGTGGTGAGGTTCGTTTATCGCATTGTGCATTTTTAAACCTGTCCGGCAAGTATTAACTTCTGCTTTGGGCACTAGTGCTTCTTTTGAAGTGCACATCTTTTTTATGTGCACTTTAAAAAAGGTTTCTACATTGTAAATGCTTAAAAGTGGCGAATTACATGAAATACGTGTGGGTTATTCCTATGTCGAAAAAAGTATAATCTGTTTAAAATTTTGGGGGGATGAAAGTGCCAAAtgtgatgcatttttttctttttgtttgaggatgctttttatttttcatctataTTAATAAGAATGAAACCCGTTGCAGAGCCACCACCATGCCTCTTCTCACCACCCTCTGAGTCAATCAACTAGTCCTCTTTCAGCATCATGTGACTGCTGACCATCGTGCCCCAATCAGCTTGGCTGGTGCTGTCACATGACCCGGGCATGGCCAGTCGTCAGGTTGCACCAGCCCATTGGTTCCTCAGCATGCCGTTctcaacctcctcctccttcaacCTTAACCCAAACGGCAGCGGCCCACCTCACATTCCCGACCAATCAGCGTATTACGTTCCCAAAAGTCTACAACCTACCAGCAGCAGCCTTCGGCTAACCAattaaagcaggaaaaaagcCACAGCCAGCCCCCATCTGCCTGCCACCTAATCACCTTGCAGCATCTGGCCAGTCCTATTCAGCCAATTCTACCTACCCGGCCGACAGTCTGCCTCCCTTTCGTCATATCTAGCTTGTTGAAAACCAAAAATACTAGTAAGTTTTCCTGCTTCATTCAGTACACTGCTGATAACAGTTTTGAAAGTGAAGACACAGCTGGTTTACAAaggttgttctttttttttttgagccaTAAGTTTGTCATTTTGTCCTCACCCATTACTGTAAATccttattttaaaaagggaatGGTCCACCATCGAATGTCTGGAACTTCACATTTCCAGAGATTTCGA
It encodes:
- the srsf3b gene encoding serine/arginine-rich splicing factor 3b, whose amino-acid sequence is MHRDCPLDCKVYVGNLGNNGNKTELERSFGYYGPLRSVWVARNPPGFAFVEFEDPRDATDAVRELDGRTLCGCRVRVELSNGEKRSRTRGAPPSWSRRPRDRDDYRSRRSPPARRRSPRRRSFSRSRSRSFSRDRRRERSLSRDRNHKPSRSFSRSRSRSRSNDRK